The following proteins are encoded in a genomic region of Oncorhynchus keta strain PuntledgeMale-10-30-2019 chromosome 35, Oket_V2, whole genome shotgun sequence:
- the LOC118368163 gene encoding gap junction delta-2 protein, with translation MGEWTILERLLEAAVQQHSTMIGRILLTVVVIFRILIVAIVGETVYDDEQTMFVCNTLQPGCNQACYDKAFPISHIRFWVFQIIMVCTPSLCFITYSVHQSAKQKERRYSTVFLSLDKDQDSMKRDDSKKMKNTIVNGVLQNTENSTKESEPDCLEVKEIPNSAMRTTGKSKKSRQEGISRFYIIQVVFRNALEIGFLVGQYFLYGFNVPSVYECDRYPCIKDVECYVSRPTEKTVFLVFMFAVSGFCVLLNLAELNHLGWKKIKTAVRGVQARRKSIYEIRNKDLPRMSVPNFGRTQSSDSAYV, from the exons ATGGGGGAATGGACCATACTAGAGAGGCTTCTGGAGGCTGCTGTCCAGCAGCACTCTACTATGATAGGAAG GATCCTACTAACTGTGGTGGTGATCTTCCGGATTCTAATCGTAGCAATAGTTGGAGAGACGGTCTATGATGATGAGCAAACCATGTTTGTTTGTAATACCTTACAACCTGGCTGCAACCAGGCTTGCTACGACAAGGCATTCCCAATTTCACACATTCGATTTTGGGTTTTCCAGATCATAATGGTTTGCACCCCGAGTCTTTGTTTTATCACATACTCGGTGCATCAGTCAGCGAAACAGAAGGAGCGACGGTACTCCACTGTCTTTCTGTCCCTGGATAAGGATCAAGATTCAATGAAACGAGATGACAGCAAAAAGATGAAAAACACCATTGTGAATGGAGTACTTCAGAACACAGAGAACTCCACCAAAGAATCCGAACCCGACTGTTTGGAAGTCAAAGAGATCCCAAATTCAGCCATGAGAACTACTGGGAAGTCTAAAAAGAGTCGGCAAGAGGGTATCTCGAGATTTTACATAATTCAAGTGGTTTTCAGAAACGCGCTGGAAATAGGGTTTTTAGTGGGTCAATATTTCTTGTATGGATTCAACGTCCCGTCGGTGTACGAATGTGATCGATATCCATGCATAAAAGATGTCGAGTGCTATGTTTCCAGACCAACAGAGAAGACCGTGTTTCTAGTCTTCATGTTCGCGGTCAGTGGCTTTTGTGTGTTGCTGAATCTGGCAGAACTCAATCATTTGGGGTGGAAGAAAATCAAAACGGCGGTGCGAGGAGTGCAGGCGAGGCGGAAGTCCATTTATGAAATCAGAAATAAGGACTTGCCCCGAATGAGTGTGCCTAATTTCGGCCGTACTCAATCCAGTGACTCTGCTTATGTGTAG